One window of Peteryoungia desertarenae genomic DNA carries:
- a CDS encoding flavin reductase, producing MAEPLVKTAMSIADIQDVPSPEAFRQAMANLGAGVAIITSDGPAGLAGCTVSAVTSVSDQPPTLLVCLNRTSRNNRVMRENGSLCVNLLGHRNQPLAARFADGSLTVERRFEEGSWNYPADGSPALDNALASLQCAVTDMSEVGSHTVFFLTVHSIGFGEPGEGLAYFQRRFHGLPLANAS from the coding sequence ATGGCTGAGCCGCTCGTCAAAACCGCCATGTCTATTGCCGACATCCAGGATGTGCCCTCGCCGGAAGCCTTTCGCCAGGCCATGGCGAACCTTGGCGCAGGCGTCGCGATCATCACCTCCGATGGTCCCGCAGGCCTTGCCGGCTGCACGGTCTCAGCCGTCACCAGCGTCTCCGATCAGCCGCCGACGCTGCTTGTCTGTCTGAACCGCACAAGCCGAAACAATAGGGTCATGCGTGAAAACGGCAGCCTTTGCGTCAACCTGTTGGGGCACCGCAACCAGCCTCTCGCTGCCCGCTTTGCCGATGGCAGCCTCACCGTCGAACGGCGTTTCGAAGAAGGCAGCTGGAACTATCCAGCGGACGGTTCCCCCGCCCTCGACAATGCACTGGCATCGCTGCAATGTGCGGTGACGGATATGAGCGAGGTCGGCAGCCATACCGTCTTCTTCCTCACGGTCCACAGCATCGGGTTTGGCGAACCGGGGGAGGGGCTTGCCTATTTCCAGCGCCGGTTCCACGGTCTGCCACTAGCAAATGCCAGCTGA
- a CDS encoding helix-turn-helix domain-containing protein, whose translation MEADDQGRAIAGRIKLERESRGWSLSELAARSGVSKAMISKVERSEASPTAMVLGRLSGAFGLPLSVLLALAERDGERLLRLGQQPIWTDPETGYTRRTISPANGGHLELLDVTLPAGVSIPYPASAFTFQHQQIWVMEGRLDFNEGGRLHRLMAGDCLQLGAPVDCSFTNATQQPVRYLVALTRRG comes from the coding sequence ATAGAGGCGGATGATCAGGGTCGGGCCATTGCCGGACGGATCAAGCTTGAGCGGGAAAGTCGCGGCTGGTCGCTGTCGGAGCTTGCAGCCCGTTCCGGCGTCTCCAAGGCGATGATCAGCAAGGTGGAGCGATCGGAGGCAAGCCCGACGGCGATGGTGCTGGGCCGTCTGTCAGGGGCCTTTGGCCTGCCGCTCTCTGTGCTTCTGGCGCTTGCCGAGCGCGATGGCGAACGGCTTCTCCGCCTTGGCCAGCAACCGATCTGGACCGACCCTGAAACCGGCTATACCCGGCGGACGATTTCGCCCGCCAATGGTGGACATCTGGAACTGCTGGACGTGACGCTGCCAGCCGGCGTCAGCATCCCCTACCCGGCCTCAGCCTTTACCTTCCAGCACCAGCAGATCTGGGTGATGGAGGGCAGGCTCGACTTCAATGAAGGCGGACGACTGCACCGGCTGATGGCTGGAGACTGCCTCCAGCTTGGCGCGCCGGTCGACTGCAGTTTCACCAATGCGACGCAACAGCCGGTCCGCTATCTCGTGGCGTTGACACGGCGTGGGTAG
- a CDS encoding LLM class flavin-dependent oxidoreductase has translation MPRQIHFNAFDMNCVGHIQQGLWAHPRDRSMEYNRIGYWTDYAQRLEKGLFDGIFLADVVGIYDVLSGSPAPALRGAVQVPVNDPMMLVPAMAAVTQHLGFGVTANLMYEQPFLFARRMATLDHLTGGRIGWNIVTGYLDSAARAIGMDGQMAHDDRYDLADEYMEVVYKLWEGSWEDDAVVADRGAHLYADPAKVHAVHHHGRQYKVDAVHLCEPSPQRSPVLYQAGSSPRGRQFAATHAECVFVNGQKKEGVQEIVSDIRTRAEALGRRGDDIKVFLGATIVTGRTEKEARDKFEDYRRYVSSEAALTHAAASMGIDFNKFDWDEPVETGKSEAITSNIKAMDRAAGPQWTKRKLLEQMVLGSRQPPLVASADQVVDWLVDWVDTTGVDGFNLSRTVVPECFDDIIELVIPRLQERGLYKTAYSEGPLRQKLFGTPRLPDRHTGASHRVRHG, from the coding sequence GTGCCACGCCAGATCCATTTCAACGCCTTCGACATGAATTGCGTCGGGCATATCCAGCAGGGGCTCTGGGCGCATCCGCGCGACCGCTCGATGGAATACAATCGGATCGGCTACTGGACGGACTATGCCCAGCGTCTGGAAAAGGGTCTGTTTGACGGTATTTTTCTCGCCGATGTCGTCGGCATATATGATGTATTGAGCGGTAGCCCGGCACCGGCCTTGCGCGGGGCCGTCCAGGTTCCGGTCAATGATCCGATGATGCTTGTTCCCGCCATGGCGGCCGTTACCCAGCATCTCGGTTTCGGCGTCACCGCCAATCTGATGTATGAACAGCCCTTCCTCTTCGCCCGCCGTATGGCAACGCTTGATCACCTGACGGGTGGTCGCATCGGCTGGAACATCGTGACCGGCTATCTCGACAGTGCGGCGCGGGCCATCGGGATGGACGGTCAGATGGCCCATGACGACCGCTATGATCTGGCCGACGAATATATGGAGGTGGTCTACAAGCTCTGGGAGGGAAGCTGGGAGGACGATGCTGTCGTCGCTGACCGGGGCGCCCATCTCTATGCCGATCCGGCCAAGGTGCATGCCGTCCACCATCATGGACGGCAATACAAGGTCGACGCCGTCCATCTGTGCGAACCCTCGCCGCAGCGAAGCCCGGTGCTCTATCAGGCGGGCTCTTCCCCGCGCGGTCGCCAGTTTGCCGCCACCCATGCCGAATGCGTCTTCGTCAACGGTCAGAAGAAGGAAGGGGTGCAGGAAATCGTCAGCGATATCCGCACCCGCGCCGAAGCGCTTGGTCGGCGCGGCGATGACATCAAGGTCTTTCTCGGGGCCACCATCGTGACGGGCCGGACGGAGAAGGAGGCGCGCGACAAGTTCGAGGATTATCGCCGCTATGTCAGTTCCGAAGCGGCACTGACCCATGCCGCTGCCTCGATGGGCATCGATTTCAACAAGTTCGACTGGGATGAGCCGGTCGAGACCGGAAAAAGCGAGGCAATCACCTCCAATATCAAGGCCATGGATCGTGCGGCAGGTCCGCAATGGACCAAGCGCAAGTTGCTTGAACAGATGGTGCTCGGCAGCCGCCAGCCGCCGCTTGTTGCCTCCGCCGATCAGGTGGTCGACTGGCTTGTCGATTGGGTGGACACGACCGGTGTTGATGGTTTCAACCTGTCGCGCACGGTAGTGCCGGAATGCTTCGACGATATCATCGAACTCGTCATCCCGCGCCTGCAGGAGCGTGGTCTCTACAAGACCGCCTATTCCGAAGGCCCGCTGCGTCAGAAGCTGTTCGGCACGCCGCGCCTTCCTGACCGCCACACCGGTGCAAGCCATCGGGTGCGTCATGGCTGA